A region of the Epinephelus fuscoguttatus linkage group LG13, E.fuscoguttatus.final_Chr_v1 genome:
ACCTCAAACTTTAGCACTGGTCAAAATGTATCCATAGCACAAAAGTCAAAAAGTGTCAGGTATCAGAAGTCGGTATTTAATGCTCTGATTTTCAGGTTTTTGTCTAATCCTTTGATGAGATATTTCCTGATTTATTCCACAAAGTGCTCCTAATTTTGGAGTGTATCTTATGTAGGGAAAGCATTGAGCAGTTTGATATATTTTATTACAATAAAAGAGGTCAATGCTTATATTCCTAAAGTCTGACCACTTATAGACATGTATATTGATACTCTTTTTTTGTCCAGAAACTATTCTGATTCAAGTATATTAAgtttaaatacatttgaatcagcctgtaaaacattttacttgtaacattttaattatAGGACATAAACCTCTCCCTGGTTCCCCCCAATTCGAAGAAAGAACAGGAAGGACATGAGCTCAGTGTCCTCAGCGATAAGTACGACCTTGACCTCATGTTGCTTGTCTACCACTTTGTGCACTTCCTTGCATCTTTGCTTTTTCCACTGTGCACAAAAACACCTCGACCGAAGGTACCAGGCGTAAGCGTCACGTTTTTATTTGGCACCACAAAATAGTGGAAGTCATTTCACCTCGTTACACATTTTAAGTCTACGTGATGCTGACGCATAGATAAACAAAACTATATTTGAACTCATCCAGAGATTCAGGGACCTTTTTCTATTAATTGACAAAACAATCCAACCACAAAGGTCCATTCAATAGCTGTTCTCAAGCTCAACTACTCAAAGCAGAGCTATGTAACAGCCGTTGGATGAGCCTTATGGTGAGACTGTATTATTAAGCGCCCGTATCCGAGGTCAAGAAGGAACCAATGCGGTGAGGACCACAAAGAAAACTccatttacctttttttttttaatttgaataaaGCTCAAACTGCAGATATTTCAAAACCTGGATATATAAAACAAAGACTAACTAATGAAAGATACCAGCAGGGGTGAGTCATAGATTATTATTAGTTTGTAATATCAACATTTGTTCCCAGGACAGGCAACTGGCCCGTAACAGCAGAGTGAAATTAATTTGTACATACTTACAAATCTGAAAGCTAAAAGGTGTAACTCACCTGTAGAGGCAAACAGCTGAAGTGAAGACACAAAGAAGCAATCCAATTACAGCTGTCAGTATGTATGGAAAATACCGCGCTAGACTGGTTCCTGCACAAAATCAGAAGTGAATTCATTTAAGTAGCATGAAGTTTGAGCTTTGAAATAAACTATGTCTGGTGGAGAAATGATGAGTCCTGTTTTGTGCTCTACCTACCTTCAGGTTTCTCAGACACTGTTAAATTCCACTCAATAGTCCGTTGGCCAGTTCTGTCAGTTAAATTACATCTATAGAGTCCTGCATCATCATGCTGAACGTTAGAAATATTCAGCTTTGAAGGCAAGTTTACATCTATTATATCATGAGAGGTGAAATTGGTAATAGTCTGATTGAGTAAGACTGAATGAGCAAAAACAGATCTGCCTTTGGTCCAGTTGATTTGCGTTACATTTGCCTCGGATATGTTGCAAGTGAGAATGATGGAGTCTCCCCTGGGCACCAGGATATTCCTCTGGACAAATGAAGGAATCTGTGGGAGAATCTCTGATATTAAAGGAAACaattgattaattaaaatacattaagtaatttaaattaaagcatgactcaacacaaccacaaacagaAATCTCCACTGTACCTGCAAAGACTTGACACACAACTAAAAGCTGAATCAAGAACAGAGCTGCTCCGGTTAAGCTGATCATGATGCCTGTCGGATAAAATACAGACTGGAACTTTACCTTCACCTTTGAAATATATTTGTGgaggacacagagagcaggaagTGGTTAGCTGATGTTTGGCTGCTCAACACTGAGGTGAGTAGTACCTTATGTTCAGCTTAAAATCAAGTCACGTTCTTgctttatttctcatttttgcttgtgttttccaGAAAATGTTTAGTCAGTTGTTGCAGTGATGCACTGAAAGCCTTAGTCCTCACTTTTCTTTGATTCTACATGGTCAAACATTCCACACTATATGACCAGGTTAGTGAAAAGTTCCTCATGAGGATGGACTGAGGGATTCATGACCTTGgtgttttgaaatgttgtaGTTTTTTCCTGCTGTTGATGCTTTGTGTGTATTATTGTGTGAGGGGGCAATAAGtgggaaaagtaggaagaggacCGACAACGCCACCTGGGGTAATTACAGCCCGGGAAATACTTTGTCGAAAGCCTTAAATTGAGTTGAAAATTAGGAATAGGGCAGACAGGGACAAGGACAGAGACATGAAGTCGAAATAAACCTCATGTTTTACTGAATGTAGCAAAAATGAGCAAATAAGCAGAGACTGGAGCTGCTGGGAGAAAAGaataaacattaataaacaaacCCACACAAGTACCAGTACAGTGGAATTAAAATACTTTATTACAATTAGCTTGAAGGTGTGACAAGACAACAAGCTGGTGTTGGGGGAGGGAGACAAAGCGAGAGCAGAAAGAAACAGACATGATTTGAAAGACCCTGGATTATTTACATGATATTATTATATCTGCATTATCAACATAATagcaatatttcatttttaaataccaCGGTTATCACAGGTACAGGTATATCGCAGCCCTCCTGGCATCATGTCTGGCTATCAAAATAAAGCATGTGATAAAGTATGATAAAAATGTTGCTTTGGCCGCACAGAATCTGATGAGTCACAGTTTACTGTGTAACACATATTACATAGCCTTTTCTCTAATAAGATAGCGCGTCATAATTGTGGAACACAGAAGTCACAATCATGAGTGAGTTAAGATACACATAATAACTTGTCCAGACTGACACACAAAGaaaattatgtttaaaaaacagtatTGTTGCACTCTATGTCCAGCATGTGTCTTGTTTCTCACTCAGTTTCATACTGAGCCTCCTGAAGTACTGACTCCCTCTGCTGGTGATTTGTCCTGTACTCTGCACAGCTGTGGGGCTAAAGTGGAGCCACCTGGAGGAACAAAGTGGAAATAAGCTCACAGTAACTGAGAAACATCAGAGCAGATGGGCTGGGAACAGGAGGCATTACTGAGACATGACAGCTTAATAGTTTGAGTGATGATCTTCTGACCTCTCTTCCCAACTGGGCCTGGTACTGGGCACAACTCAGGGTCCTGCTGTCCTGGTCCTGGTTTTGGGTCTTGGTCCAGCTTTTTCTGCAGAGATAAAATTGTGCTCGTCACATTTTGCTGCTTGGGCAGAAGCTCCAAGAGTTATTAAATGACCCTGAGGGTAGCcttttgtgttgtgtcttggtggtcagtggttaggtttaggcaacaaaactaggCTATAGTTCAGAAAAGATTGTGGATGTTGTTACAAAACACCCAGCTTTGAGAGGCACACATGATGCAGCTGAGGTTTGTTGGTCTCTAGTCTTGAGTCAGAGCCCAGCTCAGAgtcactaataataataataataatgatagtagactttatttatttagcaccTTTCAAGAGCATAaaagtcacaaagtgctttccaaaggcaataaagcaaaaaatatacatatagatATAAAACACAGTAAAGGGAGAAATAGACAgaacatatataaataaaaaaaaatcaaacaaagacAAGTCTAAACAAATGGGTCTTAAGCTGCTTTTTGAAGGTGTCCACAGTGTCCACAGATCTTAAATTCAGTGGGAGAGAGTTCCAAAGTTTAGGTGCCACAACCTCAAAAGCGCAGTCTCCTGGTTTTCAGCCTAGAACGAGGAACTACCAGCAGGCCTGATCTGAGGACCTCAGAGACCTGCTGGTGACATAAGGCTGCAGTAGATCTCTAATGTAGGCCAGTGCCTGACAATGCAGAGCACTATATGTGACCACAAGAACTTTAAATTGGATCCTAAATTTGATGGGAGCCAGTGAGCAATTAAAATTGGAGTCACATGAGACCTTTGGGAGTACCTGGTCAAcagtctggcagcagcgttTTTGGATTATTGTAGGCGATCCAGGGCGATTTGCTGAGGCAGGTAAAAGAGAGTTGCAATAATCCAGGACGTGATGAAACAAACGCATGGATCAACATTTCCATCTCTGCTTGAGATGGAAATGTTGATCCATGCGTTTGTTTTCCTCAACTGAGTAAGACCAGAATGTTCCAGTTGTTTCAGGCACATTAGAAACAGATGATACTCAGTTTGGTACTTTTAGTAAAGTAAAGGATCTAATACTTTACATAGCTGAAGATACCGATAAAAAttctacattttaatttaaaatcatgCATTTAAAACCCCTGTTAAGTGAAAGAACAGAGGTATCAgctaaatgtctgctgtgaaccGGGTCTCTATGCTGCACTGGGCAACAGCAAATGGGGAGGGTGGAGGAAGTTGTGGTCAGCAAAGATGAAGAAAAGGCACAATAACTTgtttgggcggcacggtggtgtggtggttagcactctcgcctcacagcaagagggttgccggttcgatcccgggcgtgggagcccttctgtgtggagtttgcatgttctccccgtgtcagcgtgggttctctccgggcactccggcttcctcccacagtccaaagacatgcagattggggactaggttaattggtgactctaaattgtccgtaggtgtgaatgtgagcgtgaatggttgtttgtctctatgtgtcagccctgcaatagtctggcgacctgtccagggtgtaccctgcctctcgcccgatgtagctgggataggctccagcccccccgcgaccctcaagaggatgaagcggttagaagatgaatgaatgaatgaacttgtTTATAcatgtgggggtttttttgggtttttttttaaaagcatatACAAGATATCACTTTTGTAATTACAATCGGCCACACTTTTCACACAACACTGTTCTTCATCCCTCACATCCAGGTCTTCTCCATCttactcttttctctctctcatttccTGATGTCTTTTCTTTGCGAGTTTGTCGCCCTCTGTCTCTTCTTCCAGGCTCTTCCGCCTCTTACTCTGCTCTCCTTTTTCCACTCTCCTCATCTCTACCTCCTGCCCAGTGTTCAGTATGTGTCACTAGAAGGCTGCAGATATCTGCACTTCTatagtttcttttcattttcttgaaGGCCAATCCAGCTGCACTGACCTACAGTTAAAGGATCTCTTTACTTTGTAAAATCTGTGTTTATGCGTGCAGACTCAGATGAACAGATGAAGGAAGGCCACTCTTCAACATATTCCTTTGCTTAATAATGAACTGTCAGGTTCAACATTCTTTAAATGTTCCTGATTCAAATGTATGATACACAGAGAAAAGTCTGACATGAAATAATCTGACATGTAGTGATAAAATCTGTCATTATAACATGACAAAGTCCTTGTTACAGTATAGCTTGTAAAGTATGTTGTTAAAAGATGAAAATTAGTACAATTGACCCTTTTCACGGCGgacattttgaaatgttgaagcAGGAAAAAGCACAGATGGGATTGacaacattaatgatggctgcgTTCCATTTAGGTGAGCCAGATCCAGAGCCTGGGGTATTGAACGTACTCACACACTGACATTGTGTTTTGGGACACTTAATAAAATAGAGCTGTGGTTAATGTTAGTTACAGCTGTGCTTTTCCTTCTtcgacaagtcaaaatgtctgccgtgaaaCAGGTCTCTGTGCTGCAGTTATCTATCGACACCATCTAAAATTCACATGATACAATGGAAACAGTTGTTACTAAAAATAGGTTTAACAATAACATACTGCATTAAATATATTTAGTGAATATATTAAATACATTAATATCTGACAATGCTAGTAGCTCACACTTTGTTATAGGACAACAGCAAATGGGGAAGAAGGAAGAAGTCACAGTCGGCAAAGATGAATAAAAAGGCACGTTAGTTTGCTTAAACTGTTTCCATATAAGGCACCTACAAGATATCACTTCTGTAATGACAAttggcctcatttttcacacaacattaattaaaaactATAACTCACCTGCTGAGGCAAACAGCTGGAGTGAGGAGACATAGAAGCGATCCAATTACAGCTGTCAGTGTGTATAGAACAAACCACGATGGACTGGTTCCTGCACAAAATCAGATGTGAATTCATTTAAGTAGCATGAAGTTTGAGCTTTGAAATGCTCTGTGTCTGGTGGAGAAATGATGAGTCCTGTTTTGTGCTCTACCTACCTTCAGGTTTCTCAGACACTGTTAAATTCCACTCAATAGTCCGTTGGCCAGTTCTGTCAGTTATATGACATCTATAGAGTCCTGCATCATCATGCTGAACGTTAGGAATATTCAGC
Encoded here:
- the LOC125900032 gene encoding uncharacterized protein LOC125900032 isoform X7, which codes for MISLTGAALFLIQLLVVCQVFAEILPQIPSFVQRNILVPRGDSIILTCNISEANVTQINWTKGRSVFAHSVLLNQTITNFTSHDIIDVNLPSKLNISNVQHDDAGLYRCNLTDRTGQRTIEWNLTVSEKPEGQNSLPWYFPYILTAVIGSLLCLLTPAVCLSRKNWTKTQNQDQDSRTLSCAQYQAQLGREVAPLQPHSCAEYRTNHQQRESVLQEAQYEAE